From the genome of Oceanispirochaeta sp., one region includes:
- a CDS encoding DUF4194 domain-containing protein: MDTQDNETLFSVLLISLMKSVISREDNPARWQQLLQYQGELSDYLARMALDLVIFEDEGFAYLKNKEGEDEEGLPRLISRRPLSYPVSLLLALLRRKMAEHDAGSGEVRIILDRQEIVDMMAVYFPAGINEVQFVRKVEGYMKKVLDMGFLRFLGDEKQKVEIKRILKAFVDAQWLNELDLKLEEYASHSGVKDPAGDDSDDNDSEEEAE; encoded by the coding sequence ATGGACACACAGGACAATGAAACCCTTTTCTCTGTTCTCCTGATCAGCCTGATGAAATCGGTGATCAGCCGTGAGGATAACCCCGCCCGATGGCAGCAGCTTTTACAGTATCAGGGAGAGCTGAGTGACTACCTGGCCCGCATGGCCCTGGATCTGGTGATTTTCGAGGATGAAGGATTCGCCTATCTGAAAAACAAGGAGGGCGAGGATGAGGAAGGTCTACCCCGGCTGATCAGCAGACGACCCCTCTCCTATCCGGTGAGCCTGCTGTTGGCCCTCTTGCGGCGGAAGATGGCCGAACACGACGCGGGGAGCGGGGAGGTCAGGATCATTCTGGATAGACAGGAAATTGTTGATATGATGGCGGTTTATTTTCCGGCGGGGATAAACGAGGTACAGTTTGTCCGCAAGGTCGAGGGTTACATGAAAAAGGTCCTGGACATGGGCTTTCTACGCTTTTTGGGGGATGAGAAACAAAAGGTGGAGATCAAGCGGATTCTAAAAGCCTTTGTGGACGCCCAGTGGCTGAATGAGCTTGATCTGAAGCTCGAGGAGTATGCTTCCCACTCTGGTGTGAAGGATCCCGCGGGGGATGATTCTGATGACAACGACTCTGAGGAGGAGGCGGAATGA
- a CDS encoding DUF3375 domain-containing protein — MPMALDYFELKHMRKSHPAWRLMAAENSPLIAGFLDKVFSDVKIRQISEPEILMLLEDYLYSLREMESEDRFPRSASEYLSEWSRNDRGWLRKFYPPGRDEPHFDLTPASEKALQWMRELFERAFIGTESRLFSSIELLKQIVNGMEEDEESRVARLEEEKQKIDEEIRRVREGYIPLLTDREVRERFLQFQRQSGELLSDFRAVEQNFRDLDRDTREKIASWTGDKSSLLKILLGERDTISGSDEGQSFSAFWGFLMSSVSQEELSDLLDAVCALDAVKDLEESERFKRIHFDWMLAGEQTQRTVARLSQQLRRFLDDKSFYENRRISRLLDGIEQKALKIRGASPEGVFLSMNGFRPEVRLPMEHPLFSPPLSHELTAHFEAADMTVLDDEVLFNQVVVDKKRLKGNIRRFVQKQDQASLGDILVQHPLEEGLAELVAYLSIAEDSLSAIIDDKIKEEIRWTDREGILRSASIPRILFNRTNNGHTGQ, encoded by the coding sequence ATGCCTATGGCCCTGGATTATTTTGAACTGAAACACATGAGGAAAAGTCACCCCGCCTGGCGCCTGATGGCGGCCGAGAACAGTCCTCTTATCGCGGGCTTTTTGGATAAGGTTTTTTCGGATGTAAAGATCCGGCAGATCAGTGAGCCCGAAATCCTGATGCTCCTGGAGGACTACCTCTACTCCCTGAGGGAGATGGAGTCGGAAGACCGCTTTCCCCGGAGTGCCTCTGAATATCTAAGCGAGTGGAGCCGGAACGACAGGGGCTGGCTCAGGAAATTCTACCCCCCCGGCAGGGATGAACCCCATTTTGACCTGACTCCTGCCAGTGAAAAGGCTCTGCAGTGGATGAGAGAGCTCTTTGAGCGGGCCTTCATCGGAACCGAAAGCCGCCTGTTTTCCAGCATCGAACTGCTCAAGCAGATCGTCAATGGCATGGAAGAGGACGAGGAGTCCCGGGTAGCCAGGCTGGAGGAGGAAAAACAGAAGATCGATGAGGAGATCCGCCGTGTGAGAGAGGGGTATATCCCTCTGTTGACCGATCGTGAGGTACGGGAGCGTTTCCTTCAGTTTCAGCGTCAGTCGGGGGAGCTCTTAAGCGATTTCAGGGCGGTGGAACAGAACTTCCGTGATCTGGACCGGGACACCAGGGAGAAAATTGCCTCCTGGACCGGGGATAAAAGCAGCCTCCTCAAGATACTGCTGGGAGAGCGGGATACCATCTCCGGTTCAGACGAGGGGCAGAGCTTTTCCGCCTTCTGGGGGTTTTTGATGTCCTCGGTCAGTCAGGAGGAGTTGTCTGATCTTTTGGATGCGGTTTGTGCCCTTGATGCTGTTAAGGATCTGGAAGAATCGGAGAGGTTTAAGAGGATACACTTTGACTGGATGCTGGCAGGAGAGCAGACCCAGCGGACCGTGGCCCGCCTCAGCCAGCAGCTCCGCCGTTTCTTAGATGATAAGAGTTTTTACGAGAACCGGAGGATCAGCCGGCTCCTGGACGGCATCGAACAGAAGGCTCTGAAGATCCGGGGTGCGAGTCCCGAGGGTGTGTTTCTGTCCATGAACGGGTTTCGACCGGAGGTCCGTCTGCCCATGGAACACCCCCTGTTTTCCCCGCCCCTCTCCCATGAACTGACCGCCCATTTTGAGGCGGCGGACATGACGGTTTTGGACGATGAGGTTCTCTTTAACCAGGTGGTGGTAGACAAGAAGCGGTTAAAGGGCAATATTCGCCGGTTTGTACAGAAACAGGACCAGGCGTCCCTGGGAGACATACTTGTCCAGCATCCCCTGGAAGAGGGTTTGGCTGAACTGGTGGCCTATCTCTCCATTGCTGAAGACAGCCTGTCGGCCATCATTGATGATAAGATAAAGGAAGAGATCCGCTGGACCGACCGGGAGGGGATTCTCCGCAGCGCTAGCATCCCCCGCATACTTTTTAACAGGACAAACAATGGACACACAGGACAATGA
- a CDS encoding MFS transporter, with product MKSMRAAFNSTRIERYGLFLLVMMLFGLGGGLFRGVQDNYLAFLGIDEAGRGVVEFFRELPGLLLFLLLALLYKMAERYIIRLALGFSVAGMLGFLAIGTGIVPAVFCLTLWSLGEHLIMPVRQSYAIHSAEPGKEGMAIGFLRGVVNAGQVVGLALVPLIFLLPQVQRDRDAGGRLGFVIVFTAVGFMILLALTAAFGMVQSQGKLQRKRLYFDRKYKKYYGLEMFYGARKQVFLTFGPYLLILHYGAQTEYLASLLGICALFNIFFTPLIGRLIDRLGYRTIMIGDTVILFFVCLLYGFAHRIFPREVAIWVVSINFVIDWIVSNASMAASVYVSRISEGKEEMTAALSTGISINHLISVIIAFGGGFLWKFFGVEWLFILAAVMAVANSLFAMTVPRVQAHSLKNPVEEAVPGV from the coding sequence ATGAAATCAATGAGAGCTGCTTTTAACTCAACGCGTATAGAACGGTACGGGCTCTTTCTTCTGGTAATGATGCTCTTCGGCCTGGGTGGCGGACTCTTTAGAGGGGTCCAGGACAACTACCTGGCCTTCCTGGGAATCGATGAGGCCGGACGGGGAGTGGTCGAGTTTTTCAGGGAACTCCCGGGACTCCTCCTCTTCCTCCTATTAGCCCTCTTATACAAAATGGCTGAACGTTACATCATCCGCCTGGCCCTGGGATTTTCGGTCGCAGGTATGCTTGGATTTCTGGCCATCGGCACAGGGATCGTACCCGCCGTTTTCTGTCTGACCCTCTGGAGCCTGGGAGAACACCTCATCATGCCGGTACGCCAGTCCTATGCCATTCACTCCGCCGAACCCGGCAAGGAAGGCATGGCCATCGGTTTTCTCCGGGGAGTCGTAAATGCAGGTCAGGTGGTCGGCCTGGCTCTGGTTCCACTTATCTTTCTCTTGCCCCAGGTGCAGAGAGACAGGGATGCCGGTGGCCGACTGGGTTTCGTCATCGTCTTTACGGCGGTGGGCTTTATGATCCTTCTGGCACTGACCGCCGCCTTCGGCATGGTGCAGTCCCAGGGCAAGCTGCAAAGAAAGAGGCTCTACTTTGACAGAAAATACAAAAAATACTACGGCTTGGAAATGTTTTATGGGGCCCGGAAACAGGTGTTTCTCACATTCGGCCCCTACCTTCTGATCCTCCATTACGGGGCTCAAACCGAATATCTGGCCAGCCTTTTAGGTATCTGCGCCCTGTTTAATATCTTCTTTACACCCCTGATCGGAAGGCTCATCGACCGATTGGGCTACAGAACCATCATGATCGGCGATACGGTGATCCTCTTCTTTGTCTGCCTCCTCTACGGCTTTGCCCACCGGATTTTCCCCAGGGAGGTCGCCATCTGGGTGGTGAGCATCAACTTTGTGATTGACTGGATTGTCTCTAACGCCAGCATGGCCGCCAGCGTCTATGTCAGCCGGATCAGCGAGGGCAAGGAGGAGATGACCGCCGCCCTGTCCACAGGGATCTCCATCAACCACCTCATCAGCGTGATCATCGCCTTTGGGGGCGGATTTCTCTGGAAATTCTTCGGTGTTGAGTGGCTCTTTATTCTGGCCGCTGTGATGGCCGTGGCAAACTCCCTCTTTGCCATGACCGTTCCCAGGGTACAAGCCCACAGCCTCAAAAACCCAGTTGAAGAGGCCGTTCCCGGGGTTTAG
- a CDS encoding transposase, whose product MTLYKNQYRIESSRLKGWDYSSPGYYFITICTKSRECLFGDVTRGRMVLSEIGNIVGFEWLKSFEIRAELLCDEYCIMPNHIHGVVIIKKNVGNDRIGNDRIGNDRIGNDRRDARPCVSTDCIDDTDIVDKMNGINIKRLPRSISSFVAGFKSSATKSINELRHTPGIPVWQPRFHDRIIRDENELNLIRQYIKNNPSNWGNDNNTTE is encoded by the coding sequence ATGACCCTGTATAAAAATCAATATCGCATAGAGTCCTCCCGGTTGAAAGGCTGGGATTATTCTTCCCCGGGATATTATTTTATTACCATTTGTACAAAAAGCAGGGAATGTTTGTTCGGGGATGTTACACGGGGTAGAATGGTTCTCTCGGAAATAGGGAATATTGTAGGATTCGAATGGTTAAAATCATTTGAAATTCGTGCAGAATTATTGTGTGATGAATATTGCATTATGCCGAATCATATTCATGGTGTTGTTATAATTAAAAAGAACGTTGGAAACGACCGTATTGGAAACGACCGTATTGGAAACGACCGTATTGGAAACGACCGTAGAGACGCACGGCCGTGCGTCTCTACGGATTGCATTGACGATACGGATATCGTTGATAAAATGAATGGAATCAATATCAAACGGTTACCCCGGTCAATATCATCATTTGTCGCTGGTTTTAAATCATCGGCCACAAAATCAATTAATGAATTACGTCATACCCCAGGAATCCCGGTATGGCAACCTCGTTTCCATGACCGAATTATCCGTGATGAAAATGAATTAAACCTTATCCGTCAATACATAAAGAATAATCCTTCAAATTGGGGAAATGATAATAACACCACGGAGTAG